One Kineococcus radiotolerans SRS30216 = ATCC BAA-149 DNA window includes the following coding sequences:
- a CDS encoding GNAT family N-acetyltransferase — MSAFSTPVPLSGDRVALEPLAPEHAEGLRAVVAEGDLHRTWYTRIPAPDEVEAEIERRLELQAQGSMAPWAVRRLDTGEVCGATTFMSVRPEARRLEIGSTFYAPSAQRTGVNTETKSLLLTRAFEELRCIAVEFRTHWHNQRSRTAIARLGAKQDGVLRNNDVWPDGSYRDTVVFSILESEWPAVRSDLRYRLAR, encoded by the coding sequence GTGAGCGCGTTCTCCACCCCCGTCCCGCTGTCCGGTGACCGCGTCGCGCTGGAGCCGCTGGCGCCCGAGCACGCCGAGGGGCTGCGCGCCGTCGTCGCCGAGGGCGACCTGCACCGGACCTGGTACACCCGCATCCCCGCCCCCGACGAGGTCGAGGCGGAGATCGAGCGCCGCCTGGAGCTGCAGGCGCAGGGGAGCATGGCCCCCTGGGCGGTCCGCCGCCTCGACACCGGCGAGGTCTGCGGGGCGACGACCTTCATGAGCGTGCGGCCCGAGGCCCGCCGGCTGGAGATCGGTTCCACGTTCTACGCCCCCAGCGCCCAGCGCACCGGCGTCAACACCGAGACCAAGTCCCTGCTGCTCACCCGGGCCTTCGAGGAGCTGCGCTGCATCGCCGTGGAGTTCCGCACCCACTGGCACAACCAGCGGTCGCGCACCGCCATCGCCCGCCTCGGCGCGAAGCAGGACGGGGTCCTGCGCAACAACGACGTCTGGCCCGACGGCTCCTACCGCGACACCGTGGTGTTCTCGATCCTCGAGTCGGAGTGGCCGGCCGTCCGCAGCGACCTGCGGTACCGGCTGGCGCGGTGA
- a CDS encoding ATP-binding SpoIIE family protein phosphatase, whose translation MAGSPGSPGPAGGPPAADTTWRALARCAVELSSLTGLEEFQTSLVRHARTVFAAAGCGVVVPTPEGTWRLLAAAPLDPRFAGRFPDEPRDSDLPAIRAARDGVRCLLPDRAAAVLDHPRMADVVDLTGRPRWALLPLRAGGSVVGSLALSWEEPGPFDAATATLLDAFAAQCAPTLARLLATREEEAATTGVRRLSTQLQRSSLAVLPERDGLSLAAGYQPVQASADIGGDWYDAFENRSGDLVLVLGDVSGHDERAAAAMSQVRVLLRGVVWGSERAAGEVLHDLDEVLTALEPGTLASVVLAVLHDEGAAGVSVRWASAGHPSPLVRRPDRSVDLLRDGALGGSRDAGAAARAAGAPGTDDEGLLDDRDPILGVDPAVERREHRAHLGAGSALLLYSDGVVETRGEELGAGLARLAGRFAALDLADPAAAARELMAATGGGPGDVRGVEDDRTLLLAVVLGAGARRAADGTGAPGDRRAPAEAVASRTLTLPAEPQSPSRARQVVRRTCTRSGWTGADVDTAVLLTSELVTNAVVHGRSETLLTVRATPEVLRVEVWDDNHRVPELLEQDESALSGRGLHLVQACADDWGVQWPTRAHDVGKGVWFTLHVT comes from the coding sequence ATGGCCGGGTCCCCCGGTTCTCCCGGTCCCGCCGGTGGACCGCCGGCCGCGGACACCACGTGGCGCGCGCTGGCCCGCTGCGCCGTCGAGCTCTCCTCCCTCACCGGTCTCGAGGAGTTCCAGACCAGCCTCGTGCGGCACGCCCGCACCGTCTTCGCCGCCGCGGGGTGCGGGGTCGTGGTGCCCACCCCCGAGGGGACCTGGCGGTTGCTGGCCGCGGCCCCGCTGGACCCCCGCTTCGCGGGCCGCTTCCCCGACGAACCCCGCGACAGCGACCTGCCGGCGATCCGCGCCGCCCGCGACGGGGTGCGCTGCCTCCTGCCCGACCGCGCCGCCGCGGTGCTGGACCACCCGCGGATGGCCGACGTCGTCGACCTGACCGGCCGGCCCCGCTGGGCGCTGCTCCCGCTGCGCGCCGGGGGGAGCGTCGTCGGCAGCCTGGCCCTCTCCTGGGAGGAGCCGGGCCCCTTCGACGCGGCGACCGCGACCCTCCTGGACGCGTTCGCGGCGCAGTGCGCGCCGACGCTGGCCCGGCTGCTGGCCACCCGCGAGGAGGAGGCCGCGACCACGGGGGTCCGGCGCCTGTCCACGCAGCTGCAGCGCAGCTCCCTGGCGGTGCTGCCCGAGCGCGACGGGTTGTCCCTCGCCGCGGGCTACCAGCCGGTGCAGGCCTCGGCCGACATCGGCGGGGACTGGTACGACGCCTTCGAGAACCGGTCCGGGGACCTGGTGCTGGTGCTCGGCGACGTCTCCGGCCACGACGAGCGGGCCGCGGCGGCGATGAGCCAGGTGCGGGTCCTGCTGCGCGGGGTGGTCTGGGGCAGCGAGCGGGCGGCGGGGGAGGTGCTGCACGACCTCGACGAGGTGCTGACCGCGCTGGAGCCGGGGACCCTGGCCTCCGTCGTCCTGGCCGTCCTGCACGACGAGGGCGCGGCGGGGGTGTCGGTGCGCTGGGCCAGCGCCGGGCACCCCTCGCCGCTGGTGCGCCGTCCCGACCGCAGCGTCGACCTGCTGCGCGACGGAGCCCTGGGGGGCAGCCGCGACGCGGGGGCGGCGGCCCGCGCGGCCGGGGCCCCGGGCACCGACGACGAGGGCCTGCTCGACGACCGCGACCCGATCCTGGGCGTCGACCCGGCGGTGGAGCGCCGCGAGCACCGGGCCCACCTGGGGGCCGGCAGCGCGCTGCTCCTCTACAGCGACGGGGTGGTCGAGACCCGCGGGGAGGAGCTGGGCGCGGGGCTGGCGCGCCTGGCCGGGCGGTTCGCCGCCCTGGACCTGGCCGACCCCGCGGCCGCCGCCCGGGAGCTGATGGCGGCCACCGGCGGGGGCCCCGGCGACGTGCGGGGCGTGGAGGACGACCGGACGCTGCTGCTCGCCGTCGTCCTCGGCGCGGGGGCCCGCCGGGCCGCGGACGGGACCGGCGCGCCGGGGGACCGGCGGGCCCCGGCGGAGGCGGTGGCCTCCCGCACCCTGACCCTGCCCGCCGAGCCGCAGTCGCCCTCCCGGGCGCGGCAGGTGGTGCGGCGCACCTGCACCCGCTCCGGCTGGACCGGCGCCGACGTCGACACCGCCGTCCTGCTCACCAGCGAGCTCGTCACCAACGCCGTCGTGCACGGCCGCAGCGAGACCCTGCTCACCGTGCGCGCGACCCCGGAGGTGCTGCGGGTGGAGGTGTGGGACGACAACCACCGCGTCCCGGAGCTGCTGGAGCAGGACGAGTCGGCCCTCTCGGGGCGGGGCCTGCACCTGGTCCAGGCCTGCGCCGACGACTGGGGGGTGCAGTGGCCCACCCGGGCGCACGACGTCGGCAAGGGCGTCTGGTTCACGCTGCACGTCACCTGA
- a CDS encoding class I SAM-dependent methyltransferase, whose translation MPNFDLTARDARELWEGMYSSGHGHVWSGRPNPALVDAIADLTPGTALDLGCGEGGDVLHLARLGWRVTGVDVSDTAIARAAAHAAEAGVGDLTRFERHDLGQSFPEGLFDLVTASFLHSFAFLDRTAVLARAARSVAPGGSLLVLGHHVVPEEQAARWRAEGAEVDLPSPGELRRRLALPEAEWTVARELLVERTTTGEDGSTAAGQDGVLRLDRR comes from the coding sequence GTGCCGAACTTCGACCTCACCGCCCGGGACGCCCGCGAACTGTGGGAGGGGATGTACTCCTCCGGCCACGGCCACGTCTGGAGCGGCCGCCCCAACCCCGCCCTCGTCGACGCGATCGCCGACCTCACCCCCGGGACCGCCCTGGACCTCGGCTGCGGGGAGGGCGGCGACGTCCTGCACCTGGCCCGCCTCGGCTGGCGCGTCACCGGCGTCGACGTCTCCGACACCGCGATCGCCCGGGCCGCCGCCCACGCCGCCGAGGCCGGGGTCGGGGACCTGACCCGCTTCGAGCGCCACGACCTCGGGCAGTCCTTCCCCGAGGGGCTCTTCGACCTCGTCACCGCCTCCTTCCTGCACTCCTTCGCCTTCCTGGACCGCACGGCCGTACTCGCGCGCGCCGCGCGGTCCGTCGCCCCCGGCGGGTCGCTGCTCGTCCTGGGCCACCACGTCGTCCCCGAGGAGCAGGCCGCGCGCTGGCGGGCCGAGGGCGCCGAGGTCGACCTGCCCTCCCCCGGCGAGCTGCGCCGGCGCCTCGCCCTGCCCGAGGCGGAGTGGACCGTCGCGCGCGAGCTGCTGGTCGAGCGGACCACCACCGGCGAGGACGGGAGCACCGCCGCCGGCCAGGACGGGGTCCTGCGGCTGGACCGCCGCTGA
- a CDS encoding magnesium and cobalt transport protein CorA: MPSRPSPRRPAPPSPATAPGTSAALTELPVVACKLYRADGRQRTVSRSDADLDAALETARADGGFVWIGLRGTSARDLERLAVTFRLPALAVEDAINAHQRPKFEQYPDLTFAVLKPVRYVDHDEVVDVSEVAVFVGAHFVITVRHGESSVVADVRAELDAPELDPADLAGLGLDDTDVDLDVPLPPGPHAPSPASVLYRLLDHVVDGYGAVVEDIAVDVEDIEEQVFSGGEDEHAERIYKLKREVLEFRRAVVPLVNPLQRLVDGGPTGPSATAVAEEKRPYYRDVLDHLLRAADAIDGYDRLLTDVLQAHLTQVSVRQNRASARQNEDMRKISAWAAIALVPTAIAGIYGMNFEHMPELSTRYGYFVVLAVIVSACVSLYVVFRAKKWL, encoded by the coding sequence GTGCCGTCCCGCCCGTCCCCGCGACGACCGGCCCCGCCCTCCCCCGCGACCGCCCCGGGGACGTCGGCCGCGCTGACGGAGCTGCCCGTGGTGGCGTGCAAGCTCTACCGCGCCGACGGGCGGCAGCGGACGGTGTCCCGCTCCGACGCCGACCTCGACGCCGCCCTGGAGACCGCCCGCGCCGACGGCGGCTTCGTGTGGATCGGCCTGCGCGGGACCAGCGCCCGCGACCTGGAGCGGCTCGCGGTGACCTTCCGGCTGCCGGCCCTGGCCGTCGAGGACGCCATCAACGCCCACCAGCGCCCGAAGTTCGAGCAGTACCCCGACCTGACCTTCGCCGTCCTCAAACCCGTCCGCTACGTCGACCACGACGAGGTCGTCGACGTCAGCGAGGTCGCCGTCTTCGTGGGCGCGCACTTCGTCATCACCGTCCGGCACGGGGAGTCCTCGGTCGTGGCCGACGTCCGCGCCGAGCTCGACGCCCCCGAGCTGGACCCCGCCGACCTCGCCGGGCTCGGTCTCGACGACACCGACGTCGACCTCGACGTCCCCCTCCCGCCCGGTCCGCACGCCCCCTCGCCGGCGTCGGTGCTGTACCGCCTGCTCGACCACGTCGTCGACGGCTACGGCGCCGTCGTGGAGGACATCGCCGTCGACGTCGAGGACATCGAGGAGCAGGTCTTCAGCGGCGGGGAGGACGAGCACGCCGAGCGCATCTACAAGCTGAAGCGGGAGGTGCTGGAGTTCCGGCGCGCCGTGGTGCCGCTGGTGAACCCGTTGCAGCGCCTCGTCGACGGCGGGCCCACCGGACCCTCCGCCACCGCGGTCGCGGAGGAGAAGCGGCCCTACTACCGCGACGTCCTGGACCACCTGCTGCGCGCCGCGGACGCCATCGACGGCTACGACCGGCTGCTGACCGACGTCCTGCAGGCCCACCTGACCCAGGTCAGCGTGCGGCAGAACCGGGCCTCGGCCCGCCAGAACGAGGACATGCGCAAGATCTCGGCGTGGGCGGCGATCGCGCTGGTGCCCACCGCCATCGCCGGCATCTACGGCATGAACTTCGAGCACATGCCCGAGCTGAGCACCCGCTACGGCTACTTCGTCGTCCTCGCCGTGATCGTCAGCGCCTGCGTCTCGCTCTACGTCGTCTTCCGCGCGAAGAAGTGGCTGTGA
- a CDS encoding NAD-dependent epimerase/dehydratase family protein, translating to MIPPAHVVLGGNGVVGRETLRALLAAGHVPASVGRRPPAVEGVVPVTADLLDPADVTRALHGAEVAYLVAGLPYSSRTWARQWPVIVGNVADAALAEGTHLVHLDNVYAYGRVEGAMTEDTPIAPVSRKGRVRAAALDLLAAAAARGLVVTTARSADFYGPGASTSAFNTFALDRIAAGRTGTWLLDADQPHSLTYTPDVGDALAVLGTAPQARGRTWHLPTAPALTGREHVRLAAGPDARTAVMGLTALRIGALFSTAARETLEMSYQHTAPYVFDSTAFETAFGLTPTPAAEGVAAALAAARAGS from the coding sequence GTGATCCCACCCGCGCACGTCGTCCTCGGCGGCAACGGCGTCGTCGGCCGCGAGACCCTCCGGGCCCTCCTCGCCGCCGGCCACGTCCCGGCCTCCGTCGGCCGCCGACCCCCCGCCGTCGAGGGGGTCGTGCCCGTCACCGCCGACCTCCTCGACCCCGCCGACGTCACCCGCGCCCTGCACGGGGCCGAGGTCGCCTACCTGGTGGCGGGACTGCCCTACTCCTCCCGCACGTGGGCGCGGCAGTGGCCGGTGATCGTCGGCAACGTCGCCGACGCCGCGCTCGCCGAGGGCACCCACCTCGTGCACCTCGACAACGTCTACGCCTACGGCCGCGTCGAGGGCGCCATGACCGAGGACACCCCGATCGCCCCGGTCAGCCGGAAGGGCCGCGTCCGGGCCGCCGCGCTGGACCTCCTCGCCGCCGCCGCCGCCCGCGGGCTCGTCGTGACCACCGCGCGCAGCGCCGACTTCTACGGCCCCGGCGCCTCGACCAGCGCGTTCAACACCTTCGCCCTGGACCGGATCGCCGCCGGGCGCACCGGCACCTGGCTCCTCGACGCCGACCAGCCCCACTCCCTCACCTACACCCCCGACGTCGGCGACGCCCTCGCCGTCCTCGGCACCGCGCCGCAGGCCCGCGGCCGCACCTGGCACCTGCCCACCGCCCCCGCCCTCACCGGCCGCGAGCACGTCCGTCTCGCCGCCGGCCCCGACGCCCGGACCGCCGTCATGGGCCTCACCGCGCTGCGGATCGGGGCCCTCTTCTCCACCGCCGCCCGCGAGACCCTGGAGATGAGCTACCAGCACACCGCCCCGTACGTCTTCGACTCCACCGCCTTCGAGACCGCCTTCGGCCTCACCCCCACCCCGGCGGCGGAGGGCGTCGCCGCGGCGCTGGCCGCGGCGCGAGCGGGCTCGTGA
- a CDS encoding CYTH and CHAD domain-containing protein yields the protein MPSPRLALTRTYLAPTSAPAPGAGELPGVADVAAPVHVTTEETHFDTADLALAAAGVSVRRQTGDRTSPAPRGWILEVPGRGPRTHEVRHALGRAARTAPAALQRLTWAAARGRTLGPVLALTTTAHQRDLLDADGLVVARLTTREVSARALSPEDSAAQTWSEWQAEVVDGRRDLLDAIADAWEALGAEESDRTAQLRAVLDGPDDEGDDAVSVDDSAGAVVLGRLAQDVGWLLAQDPLARIDAPDAVRSLRGAARRLLHVLGTFAPVFAEGTTDALRTELTWLIEVTGSARDLEVLTEQLLEDLDEEAAGYVAGSGTGDPAVVADRVRAVLTERAGAAHAEVLRALDSQRYRDLVAALETFVADPPTARPARREAGKVLLPLVADAHRAAREAYRDLDLDTHVEIEHDVERATADDARTLTRLRAAAAAARDAAAVLAPRVGEAAEEYVDVVRDLLDLLDEHAGTVVAREFLAGLVEELGSGAFVLGRLHALAEVRSAVAFHDVESAWDAANRKKLRRWMK from the coding sequence ATGCCGTCCCCGCGCCTGGCCCTCACCCGCACCTACCTCGCGCCGACGTCCGCCCCGGCTCCCGGAGCCGGTGAGCTGCCCGGCGTGGCCGACGTCGCCGCCCCGGTCCACGTGACCACCGAGGAGACGCACTTCGACACCGCCGACCTCGCGCTGGCCGCCGCGGGCGTCTCGGTGCGCCGCCAGACCGGCGACCGGACCAGCCCCGCCCCGCGCGGCTGGATCCTCGAGGTGCCCGGCCGCGGCCCCCGCACCCACGAGGTCCGTCACGCCCTGGGCCGCGCGGCCCGCACCGCACCCGCTGCGCTGCAGCGCCTCACCTGGGCCGCGGCCCGCGGGCGGACCCTCGGCCCCGTCCTCGCCCTCACCACGACCGCCCACCAGCGCGACCTGCTCGACGCCGACGGCCTCGTCGTCGCGCGCCTGACCACCCGCGAGGTGTCGGCCCGGGCCCTGTCCCCGGAGGACTCCGCCGCGCAGACCTGGTCGGAGTGGCAGGCCGAGGTCGTCGACGGCCGGCGCGACCTGCTCGACGCGATCGCCGACGCCTGGGAGGCGCTGGGCGCGGAGGAGTCCGACCGCACCGCGCAGCTGCGCGCCGTGCTCGACGGCCCCGACGACGAGGGCGACGACGCCGTCTCGGTCGACGACAGCGCCGGGGCCGTCGTCCTGGGCCGGCTCGCGCAGGACGTGGGCTGGCTGCTCGCCCAGGACCCGCTGGCCCGCATCGACGCCCCCGACGCCGTCCGGTCCCTGCGCGGGGCGGCCCGGCGCCTGCTCCACGTCCTGGGCACCTTCGCCCCCGTCTTCGCCGAGGGCACCACCGACGCCCTGCGCACCGAGCTGACGTGGCTGATCGAGGTGACCGGTTCCGCCCGCGACCTGGAGGTCCTCACCGAGCAGCTGCTGGAGGACCTCGACGAGGAGGCCGCCGGGTACGTGGCGGGCAGCGGGACGGGCGACCCCGCCGTCGTCGCCGACCGCGTGCGCGCCGTCCTCACCGAGCGGGCCGGGGCCGCGCACGCCGAGGTCCTGCGGGCCCTGGACTCCCAGCGCTACCGCGACCTCGTGGCCGCCCTGGAGACCTTCGTCGCCGACCCGCCCACGGCCCGCCCCGCCCGCCGCGAGGCCGGCAAGGTGCTGCTGCCGCTGGTCGCCGACGCCCACCGCGCCGCCCGCGAGGCCTACCGCGACCTCGACCTCGACACCCACGTCGAGATCGAGCACGACGTCGAGCGCGCCACCGCCGACGACGCGCGGACGCTGACCCGGCTGCGCGCGGCCGCGGCCGCCGCCCGCGACGCCGCCGCCGTGCTCGCCCCCCGCGTCGGGGAGGCCGCCGAGGAGTACGTCGACGTCGTCCGGGACCTGCTCGACCTCCTCGACGAGCACGCCGGGACCGTCGTCGCCCGGGAGTTCCTCGCCGGCCTCGTCGAGGAGCTCGGTTCCGGCGCCTTCGTCCTGGGCCGCCTGCACGCCCTCGCCGAGGTCCGCTCCGCCGTCGCCTTCCACGACGTCGAGAGCGCCTGGGACGCCGCCAACCGCAAGAAGCTGCGCCGCTGGATGAAGTGA
- a CDS encoding AzlD domain-containing protein translates to MSTWTVVLAASAIAFATKFAGYVVPPAWLEGPRTRRVTAVLPVALLASLVVLQTFSTGQHLVLDARAAGLAVAVLALVLRAPFIVVVVLAAATAAGLRAAGWG, encoded by the coding sequence GTGAGCACCTGGACCGTCGTGCTCGCCGCCTCCGCGATCGCCTTCGCCACCAAGTTCGCCGGCTACGTGGTGCCGCCGGCGTGGCTGGAGGGACCCCGCACCCGCCGGGTGACGGCGGTGCTGCCCGTCGCCCTGCTGGCCTCCCTCGTCGTGCTGCAGACCTTCTCCACGGGGCAGCACCTCGTCCTCGACGCCCGCGCCGCGGGGCTCGCGGTCGCCGTGCTCGCGCTGGTCCTCCGCGCCCCGTTCATCGTCGTGGTGGTGCTCGCCGCGGCGACGGCGGCGGGGCTGCGCGCCGCGGGCTGGGGGTGA
- a CDS encoding MerR family transcriptional regulator produces MRVSELAERAGVPLSAVKYYQREGLLPPGVRTAPNQVAYGDPHVRRVRLIRALLETGGLSVAATKEVVAALDADAAPLAEAFGVTQRAMSARRTQESTPSAAARARVEALAAARGWNVTAGNPGVDAAARALDGLRAIGFDAPDAYLEAYAAAAATAAAADLHALAGRGDRDAVAELMVVGTVLGDPLFAGLRRLAHEDATHALLPAPEQERAEP; encoded by the coding sequence GTGCGAGTATCCGAGTTGGCCGAGCGAGCGGGCGTCCCCCTCTCCGCCGTGAAGTACTACCAGCGCGAGGGGCTGCTGCCCCCCGGCGTCCGGACCGCCCCCAACCAGGTCGCCTACGGCGACCCGCACGTGCGGCGCGTCCGGCTCATCCGCGCCCTCCTGGAGACGGGGGGCCTCTCCGTGGCGGCCACGAAGGAGGTCGTCGCCGCCCTCGACGCCGACGCGGCCCCGCTCGCCGAGGCGTTCGGCGTCACCCAGCGCGCCATGAGCGCCCGGCGCACCCAGGAGTCCACGCCGAGCGCGGCCGCCCGCGCCCGCGTCGAGGCGCTCGCCGCCGCCCGCGGCTGGAACGTCACCGCCGGCAACCCCGGCGTCGACGCCGCCGCCCGCGCCCTCGACGGGCTGCGCGCCATCGGCTTCGACGCCCCCGACGCCTACCTCGAGGCCTACGCGGCCGCGGCCGCCACCGCCGCCGCCGCCGACCTCCACGCGCTCGCCGGGCGCGGTGACCGCGACGCCGTCGCGGAGCTCATGGTCGTCGGGACCGTCCTCGGCGACCCGCTCTTCGCCGGTCTGCGCCGCCTCGCCCACGAGGACGCCACCCACGCCCTCCTCCCCGCCCCCGAGCAGGAACGAGCCGAACCGTGA
- a CDS encoding amidoligase family protein, which produces MVRAGFEVELLAPAGASRLDLAQEIASRAGGSVRRRFHVDTEASATPGVAAFWHLTPAFDVVDAAGAPVCSLVDDTTIVADLDAGAPPRPGWYRVLSDDPRLLRLVERHADPAEGIGSVLDPVAELFGAPVREVRGVRRLDDGAGATIAMAAPLPGERERPCEVVTPPWERDHVRHLEELLAPARDLGFTVPAEAAVHVNLDAGPFRDVARFRHVVSTFAGRREELRERFGTNPRCTRLGSLPADLVELVRADWPDWASLRAVAARTGVTKFSDVNLTRVLGVRPGPDVLEVRILPGSIDGEAIGRGFDQLLEVLELPGSPGSPDPAGSPGSSAGTRRSTR; this is translated from the coding sequence GTGGTGCGCGCCGGTTTCGAGGTCGAGCTGCTCGCCCCCGCGGGGGCGAGCAGGCTCGACCTCGCGCAGGAGATCGCCTCCCGCGCAGGGGGATCGGTGCGCCGAAGGTTCCACGTCGACACCGAGGCGTCCGCGACGCCGGGGGTGGCGGCGTTCTGGCACCTCACCCCCGCCTTCGACGTCGTCGACGCGGCGGGGGCACCGGTGTGCTCGCTGGTGGACGACACCACGATCGTCGCCGACCTCGACGCGGGCGCGCCGCCGCGCCCGGGCTGGTACCGGGTCCTCAGCGACGACCCCCGCCTGCTGCGCCTCGTCGAGCGCCACGCCGACCCGGCGGAGGGGATCGGGTCGGTGCTGGACCCGGTGGCGGAACTGTTCGGCGCACCGGTCCGCGAGGTGCGGGGCGTGCGCCGGCTCGACGACGGCGCCGGGGCGACGATCGCGATGGCGGCCCCGCTGCCGGGGGAGCGCGAACGCCCCTGCGAGGTCGTGACCCCGCCCTGGGAGCGCGACCACGTCCGGCACCTGGAGGAACTGCTCGCCCCCGCGCGGGACCTGGGTTTCACCGTCCCGGCCGAGGCGGCCGTCCACGTGAACCTCGACGCCGGGCCGTTCCGGGACGTGGCCAGGTTCCGCCACGTCGTGTCCACCTTCGCCGGGCGGCGCGAGGAGCTCCGGGAGCGGTTCGGGACCAACCCGCGCTGCACCCGGCTGGGGTCGCTGCCCGCGGACCTGGTGGAACTCGTCCGCGCCGACTGGCCGGACTGGGCGTCGCTGCGCGCGGTCGCGGCCCGCACGGGGGTGACGAAGTTCAGTGACGTGAACCTCACCCGGGTCCTCGGCGTGCGCCCGGGCCCCGACGTGCTGGAGGTGCGGATCCTGCCCGGGTCGATCGACGGGGAGGCGATCGGCCGGGGGTTCGATCAGCTGCTGGAGGTGCTGGAGCTCCCGGGTTCCCCGGGTTCCCCGGATCCTGCGGGTTCGCCCGGGTCCTCGGCGGGGACCCGGCGCTCGACGAGGTAG
- a CDS encoding AzlC family ABC transporter permease produces the protein MSDAAPAQPPPAGPPAGPPDRAAVVRQGLSVAVATGLYGVSFGALSVTSGLSVLQTCLLSLLLFSGGSQFALVGVLGGGGTGGAALAASSLLGVRNALYGLQLSPTMRPRGWRRVVVPQLTIDESTAVAVAQPVRALRRLGFWVTGLGVYAGWNLTTLLGALAGDALGDPQRFGLDAAAAASFAALLWPRVRGREPVAVAVVAVLLTTVLVPVVPPGLPVVAAALAGSVLAWSWRARPPGPSTPPGGDAPGRDAAGGSAA, from the coding sequence GTGAGCGACGCCGCCCCCGCGCAGCCCCCGCCCGCGGGACCTCCCGCCGGCCCCCCGGACCGCGCCGCCGTCGTCCGGCAGGGCCTGTCCGTGGCGGTGGCGACCGGCCTGTACGGGGTCAGCTTCGGCGCGCTGAGCGTCACCAGCGGGCTGAGCGTGCTGCAGACCTGCCTGCTGTCGCTGCTGCTGTTCAGCGGCGGGTCCCAGTTCGCGCTCGTCGGCGTGCTCGGGGGCGGCGGCACCGGCGGCGCCGCCCTCGCCGCGTCCTCCCTGCTGGGGGTGCGCAACGCGCTGTACGGCCTGCAGCTGAGCCCCACGATGCGCCCGCGCGGGTGGCGGCGCGTCGTCGTCCCCCAGCTGACCATCGACGAGTCCACGGCCGTCGCCGTCGCCCAGCCCGTGCGGGCGCTGCGGCGGCTGGGGTTCTGGGTGACCGGGCTCGGCGTCTACGCCGGGTGGAACCTCACGACCCTCCTCGGGGCCCTGGCCGGGGATGCCCTCGGCGACCCGCAGCGCTTCGGCCTCGACGCGGCGGCCGCGGCGTCCTTCGCGGCGCTGCTGTGGCCGCGGGTGCGCGGGCGCGAGCCCGTCGCCGTCGCCGTCGTCGCCGTGCTGCTGACGACGGTCCTGGTGCCGGTGGTCCCCCCCGGGCTGCCGGTGGTGGCCGCGGCCCTGGCCGGTTCGGTGCTGGCGTGGTCCTGGCGGGCCCGCCCGCCCGGCCCGTCCACCCCGCCGGGCGGGGACGCGCCGGGCCGGGACGCGGCGGGCGGGAGCGCGGCGTGA
- a CDS encoding SigE family RNA polymerase sigma factor, protein MEGSFEEFVSTGSDRLLGFALLLTGDRGHAEDLLQDVLERMYVRWRRIEDPHAYARTALTRKVTDRWRARARRPREVGFEDHHDRAVPDGTAERAERSRVVEALRRLPPRQRAVIVLRYFEDWSEEQIADQLDVTRGTVKSQASKGLASLRALVGEPSGEGVGARWTNG, encoded by the coding sequence GTGGAAGGTTCCTTCGAGGAGTTCGTGAGCACCGGCAGCGACCGGCTGCTGGGCTTCGCGCTGCTCCTGACCGGGGACCGCGGTCACGCCGAGGACCTGCTCCAGGACGTCCTGGAGCGGATGTACGTCCGCTGGCGGCGCATCGAGGACCCGCACGCCTACGCGCGCACGGCCCTGACCCGCAAGGTCACCGACCGGTGGCGGGCGCGGGCGCGCCGCCCCCGCGAGGTCGGCTTCGAGGACCACCACGACCGGGCGGTGCCCGACGGCACCGCCGAGCGCGCTGAACGGTCCCGGGTCGTCGAGGCGCTGCGCCGGCTGCCCCCGCGGCAGCGGGCCGTCATCGTCCTGCGCTACTTCGAGGACTGGTCGGAGGAGCAGATCGCCGACCAGCTCGACGTGACGCGCGGGACGGTCAAGAGCCAGGCCTCCAAGGGGCTGGCCTCGTTGCGGGCACTGGTGGGGGAGCCGAGCGGAGAAGGGGTGGGTGCGCGGTGGACGAACGGCTGA